One segment of Chlorocebus sabaeus isolate Y175 chromosome 26, mChlSab1.0.hap1, whole genome shotgun sequence DNA contains the following:
- the TPM1 gene encoding tropomyosin alpha-1 chain isoform X30: MAGSSSLEAVRRKIRSLQEQADAAEERAGTLQRELDHERKLRETAEADVASLNRRIQLVEEELDRAQERLATALQKLEEAEKAADESERGMKVIESRAQKDEEKMEIQEIQLKEAKHIAEDADRKYEEVARKLVIIESDLERAEERAELSEGQVRQLEEQLRIMDQTLKALMAAEDKYSQKEDKYEEEIKVLSDKLKEAETRAEFAERSVTKLEKSIDDLEDQLYQQLEQNRRLTNELKLALNED, from the exons ATGGCGGGGAGTAGCTCCCTGGAGGCGGTGCGGAGGAAGATCCGGAGCCTGCAGGAGCAGGCAGACGCCGCAGAGGAGCGCGCGGGCACCCTGCAGCGCGAGCTGGACCACGAGAGGAAGCTGAGGGAGACC GCTGAAGCCGATGTAGCTTCTTTGAACAGACGCATCCAGCTCGTTGAGGAAGAGTTGGATCGTGCCCAGGAGCGTCTGGCAACAGCTTTGCAGAAGCTGGAGGAAGCTGAGAAGGCAGCAGATGAGAGTGAGAG AGGCATGAAAGTCATTGAGAGTCGAGCccaaaaggatgaagaaaaaatggaaattcagGAGATCCAACTGAAAGAGGCCAAGCACATTGCTGAAGATGCCGACCGCAAATATGAAGAG GTGGCCCGTAAACTGGTCATCATTGAGAGTGACCTGGAACGTGCAGAGGAGCGGGCTGAGCTCTCAGAAGG CCAAGTCCGACAGCTGGAAGAACAATTAAGAATAATGGATCAGACCTTGAAAGCATTAATGGCTGCAGAGGATAAG TACTCGCAGAAGGAAGACAAATATGAGGAAGAGATCAAGGTCCTTTCCGACAAGCTGAAGGAG GCTGAGACTCGGGCTGAGTTTGCGGAGAGGTCAGTAACTAAATTGGAGAAAAGCATTGATGACTTAGAAG
- the TPM1 gene encoding tropomyosin alpha-1 chain isoform X15, translating into MAGSSSLEAVRRKIRSLQEQADAAEERAGTLQRELDHERKLRETAEADVASLNRRIQLVEEELDRAQERLATALQKLEEAEKAADESERGMKVIESRAQKDEEKMEIQEIQLKEAKHIAEDADRKYEEVARKLVIIESDLERAEERAELSEGQVRQLEEQLRIMDQTLKALMAAEDKYSQKEDKYEEEIKVLSDKLKEAETRAEFAERSVTKLEKSIDDLEDELYAQKLKYKAISEELDHALNDMTSI; encoded by the exons ATGGCGGGGAGTAGCTCCCTGGAGGCGGTGCGGAGGAAGATCCGGAGCCTGCAGGAGCAGGCAGACGCCGCAGAGGAGCGCGCGGGCACCCTGCAGCGCGAGCTGGACCACGAGAGGAAGCTGAGGGAGACC GCTGAAGCCGATGTAGCTTCTTTGAACAGACGCATCCAGCTCGTTGAGGAAGAGTTGGATCGTGCCCAGGAGCGTCTGGCAACAGCTTTGCAGAAGCTGGAGGAAGCTGAGAAGGCAGCAGATGAGAGTGAGAG AGGCATGAAAGTCATTGAGAGTCGAGCccaaaaggatgaagaaaaaatggaaattcagGAGATCCAACTGAAAGAGGCCAAGCACATTGCTGAAGATGCCGACCGCAAATATGAAGAG GTGGCCCGTAAACTGGTCATCATTGAGAGTGACCTGGAACGTGCAGAGGAGCGGGCTGAGCTCTCAGAAGG CCAAGTCCGACAGCTGGAAGAACAATTAAGAATAATGGATCAGACCTTGAAAGCATTAATGGCTGCAGAGGATAAG TACTCGCAGAAGGAAGACAAATATGAGGAAGAGATCAAGGTCCTTTCCGACAAGCTGAAGGAG GCTGAGACTCGGGCTGAGTTTGCGGAGAGGTCAGTAACTAAATTGGAGAAAAGCATTGATGACTTAGAAG ACGAGCTGTACGCTCAGAAACTGAAGTACAAAGCCATCAGCGAGGAGCTGGACCACGCTCTCAACGATATGACTTCCAT
- the TPM1 gene encoding tropomyosin alpha-1 chain isoform X14, translating into MAGSSSLEAVRRKIRSLQEQADAAEERAGTLQRELDHERKLRETAEADVASLNRRIQLVEEELDRAQERLATALQKLEEAEKAADESERGMKVIESRAQKDEEKMEIQEIQLKEAKHIAEDADRKYEEVARKLVIIESDLERAEERAELSEGKCAELEEELKTVTNNLKSLEAQAEKYSQKEDKYEEEIKVLSDKLKEAETRAEFAERSVTKLEKSIDDLEDELYAQKLKYKAISEELDHALNDMTSI; encoded by the exons ATGGCGGGGAGTAGCTCCCTGGAGGCGGTGCGGAGGAAGATCCGGAGCCTGCAGGAGCAGGCAGACGCCGCAGAGGAGCGCGCGGGCACCCTGCAGCGCGAGCTGGACCACGAGAGGAAGCTGAGGGAGACC GCTGAAGCCGATGTAGCTTCTTTGAACAGACGCATCCAGCTCGTTGAGGAAGAGTTGGATCGTGCCCAGGAGCGTCTGGCAACAGCTTTGCAGAAGCTGGAGGAAGCTGAGAAGGCAGCAGATGAGAGTGAGAG AGGCATGAAAGTCATTGAGAGTCGAGCccaaaaggatgaagaaaaaatggaaattcagGAGATCCAACTGAAAGAGGCCAAGCACATTGCTGAAGATGCCGACCGCAAATATGAAGAG GTGGCCCGTAAACTGGTCATCATTGAGAGTGACCTGGAACGTGCAGAGGAGCGGGCTGAGCTCTCAGAAGG CAAATGTGCCGAGCTTGAAGAAGAATTGAAAACTGTGACGAACAACTTGAAGTCACTGGAGGCTCAGGCTGAGAAG TACTCGCAGAAGGAAGACAAATATGAGGAAGAGATCAAGGTCCTTTCCGACAAGCTGAAGGAG GCTGAGACTCGGGCTGAGTTTGCGGAGAGGTCAGTAACTAAATTGGAGAAAAGCATTGATGACTTAGAAG ACGAGCTGTACGCTCAGAAACTGAAGTACAAAGCCATCAGCGAGGAGCTGGACCACGCTCTCAACGATATGACTTCCAT
- the TPM1 gene encoding tropomyosin alpha-1 chain isoform X20, which translates to MAGSSSLEAVRRKIRSLQEQADAAEERAGTLQRELDHERKLRETAEADVASLNRRIQLVEEELDRAQERLATALQKLEEAEKAADESERGMKVIESRAQKDEEKMEIQEIQLKEAKHIAEDADRKYEEVARKLVIIESDLERAEERAELSEGKCAELEEELKTVTNNLKSLEAQAEKYSQKEDKYEEEIKVLSDKLKEAETRAEFAERSVTKLEKSIDDLEDQLYQQLEQNRRLTNELKLALNED; encoded by the exons ATGGCGGGGAGTAGCTCCCTGGAGGCGGTGCGGAGGAAGATCCGGAGCCTGCAGGAGCAGGCAGACGCCGCAGAGGAGCGCGCGGGCACCCTGCAGCGCGAGCTGGACCACGAGAGGAAGCTGAGGGAGACC GCTGAAGCCGATGTAGCTTCTTTGAACAGACGCATCCAGCTCGTTGAGGAAGAGTTGGATCGTGCCCAGGAGCGTCTGGCAACAGCTTTGCAGAAGCTGGAGGAAGCTGAGAAGGCAGCAGATGAGAGTGAGAG AGGCATGAAAGTCATTGAGAGTCGAGCccaaaaggatgaagaaaaaatggaaattcagGAGATCCAACTGAAAGAGGCCAAGCACATTGCTGAAGATGCCGACCGCAAATATGAAGAG GTGGCCCGTAAACTGGTCATCATTGAGAGTGACCTGGAACGTGCAGAGGAGCGGGCTGAGCTCTCAGAAGG CAAATGTGCCGAGCTTGAAGAAGAATTGAAAACTGTGACGAACAACTTGAAGTCACTGGAGGCTCAGGCTGAGAAG TACTCGCAGAAGGAAGACAAATATGAGGAAGAGATCAAGGTCCTTTCCGACAAGCTGAAGGAG GCTGAGACTCGGGCTGAGTTTGCGGAGAGGTCAGTAACTAAATTGGAGAAAAGCATTGATGACTTAGAAG